From the genome of Scytonema hofmannii PCC 7110, one region includes:
- a CDS encoding DUF2993 domain-containing protein has product MELLTIVLSGLLGLIAPVGLVIDRTAENAIRSQFANVKQLQVRVDNAPSHQLLQGKVQRVRVAGRSLQLKQQNLQIAALELETDAIELDPRTLRRKPLFQRPLQAGLRVVLTQEDINKLLQSPKFLAQLEKMKISVDDSSNTEYNSVYKFVDPSVKFLTNNRLRFQVELQNESQNKPLLIKAESGLNIIGGKNIQLVEPEVTANGEAAPPQFLNQIVNNINKRLDLGNLEGDGLQVRILKLNMKQQELEIAAFIRIEPSSKFLETPGS; this is encoded by the coding sequence ATGGAACTCCTCACAATAGTCCTATCCGGCTTGCTAGGATTGATTGCTCCTGTAGGATTGGTGATTGACCGAACTGCTGAAAATGCCATACGCTCTCAATTCGCTAATGTGAAGCAGTTACAGGTACGAGTTGATAATGCGCCCTCTCATCAGTTGCTACAAGGAAAAGTCCAACGAGTGAGGGTTGCGGGTCGTTCTTTGCAACTCAAGCAGCAAAATCTTCAAATTGCCGCTTTAGAATTGGAAACCGACGCCATTGAATTAGACCCGCGTACTCTTAGAAGAAAACCGTTATTTCAACGACCTTTACAGGCGGGTCTGCGCGTTGTTTTAACCCAGGAGGATATCAACAAGCTTTTACAGTCACCCAAATTCTTAGCTCAGTTGGAAAAAATGAAAATTAGCGTGGACGATTCATCAAATACAGAATATAACTCTGTATATAAATTTGTCGATCCAAGTGTAAAATTTTTAACAAACAATAGACTGAGATTCCAAGTAGAATTACAGAATGAAAGCCAAAATAAACCTTTGTTAATTAAGGCAGAATCAGGGCTAAATATTATTGGTGGTAAAAATATTCAACTCGTCGAGCCAGAGGTCACTGCCAATGGAGAAGCCGCTCCACCACAATTTTTAAATCAAATTGTGAATAATATCAACAAACGATTGGATTTGGGAAACTTAGAAGGTGACGGTCTACAAGTACGAATTCTAAAATTAAATATGAAACAACAAGAATTAGAAATCGCAGCATTCATACGAATAGAACCGTCCTCCAAGTTTTTGGAAACTCCAGGCTCTTAG